ATAGTGAAACTCCTCATTTTCACCTTTCAATATAGCTTCTTTAGTTTGAACTATTACTTCAGCTTCTAGCTTTCCACCACCAATAGAACCCATTATGCTTCCTTTCGAATCCACTGCCATAATTGATCCTGCTGATCTAGGCGTAGATCCTGAAGAATGAGTAAGTGTAACTAATGCAGCTCTTTCTCCCCTTTCCAAGCATTCATCTATAAATTCAAGTACTTTTCTCTCCATAGTCTTCCTCCTAATTTATCAGAGCATTAAAAAAAGCCAACACAAAAAGAAATGGTTCTTTTCGTGTTGACCGATTCATGCTAAACTTCAAAGTCTTCATAAATTTTTATCATTCACTAAATTTATATTCTATTATAATCTATAATACCTTTTGTACTATAGTTTACTACAAAAGTCATATCGATGTATTCAAGCCACTCTCTGAGTTCTTTTCAACCCTCGACCACCGACTCTGACAATATTATATCATAGTTGCTTTATTTTGACAATTCAGTCTTTTGGTTAAAATCTTAATTTTATGACATCTCTATTGGTGTCAACACATGTATTTATTAGCTCTAACCTTGATTTTTCGCCAATAATCATCATAACCATATTTTCTATTTCTTGGTAATTTGCCTTATAAAATATTTTTCTATTGTACTTCACTAATTCATGATTTTCTCGTTTTTTCATCAAACTGAGTTCCATAGGAGTCAATACTTCTTCTGCTTTTATTTCAATACTTCTTCCTTGAATGAATACCTTAACCCATTTCGGACCTTTCCCTGTGTTCTCTTTTAGGAAAAATGCTATTTTTTTGCTTATTTCTCCCTCTATTTTGACTTTTTTCTCTCTATTAAGCCAATATCTTCCATGCTCTACCACTAAGTCTTTTTTTCTTGAAAATATTGA
The Tissierellales bacterium DNA segment above includes these coding regions:
- a CDS encoding XdhC family protein; amino-acid sequence: MERKVLEFIDECLERGERAALVTLTHSSGSTPRSAGSIMAVDSKGSIMGSIGGGKLEAEVIVQTKEAILKGENEEFHY
- a CDS encoding response regulator, coding for MKIEQAELLKTLKVLLVEDDVDLQKDIARFLRYRVGKLIVANHGRQGLELYDEEKPELIITDLDMPVMDGFTMIEKIKSKNKNQAIMIISNSKNQEDLLKSIDLGIKKYIIKPIDNEKLLEGIKDVSISIFSRKKDLVVEHGRYWLNREKKVKIEGEISKKIAFFLKENTGKGPKWVKVFIQGRSIEIKAEEVLTPMELSLMKKRENHELVKYNRKIFYKANYQEIENMVMMIIGEKSRLELINTCVDTNRDVIKLRF